A genome region from Anastrepha ludens isolate Willacy chromosome 3, idAnaLude1.1, whole genome shotgun sequence includes the following:
- the LOC128857263 gene encoding hepatic sodium/bile acid cotransporter-like, with protein sequence MQYFLLCAVFGATFIATAVSDEVDNDHLKAPVWSVQFEYEQLNMTMTHSQKVSFIITGIEPSWNRDFELHVWHDNEAVAYVERVETVFSSGDGETGMVKGNFTIKAELLGYTQVYVELQRTGYEAERSQQSMKVIVTRSMTLLDMIFNISVGCFVMVIYVNFGAVLDLEALKRIVLCPVGPVIGLFCQFMVMPILSFLIGYYLFREMIELRLGLFFLGVSPAGGSSNIFAVLLNGNLNLSITMTAISNLAAFGMMPLWIFTLGALIFRDGNFAIPYKSIASISCTLVVPIAVGIMLQKYAPEVTKRISKLLKPISLLLILSITFFGCILNSYMFKLFSLEILIGSCILPWLGYIIGWLIATGLRQPPKDAITIAIETGIQNIGIAIFMLNFTLPQPQADMTSAVPIANSLVTPLPLLLIYFLKLCFCRKSEKAVEEESPNKETELVAIMEKGQEQETKKFPQ encoded by the exons ATGCAGTACTTCTTACTGTGCGCAGTATTCGGCGCAACATTCATAGCAACGGCTGTAAGCGATGAAGTCGATAATGACCATTTGAAAGCGCCCGTTTGGTCAGTGCAATTTGAATATGAACAATTAAATATGACAATGACACACTCACAAAAAGTGTCTTTTATTATCACGGGCATTGAACCGTCTTGGAACCGTGATTTCGAATTACACGTGTGGCATGATAACGAAGCAGTTGCCTATGTAGAACGAGTTGAAACGGTATTCAGTAGCGGGGATGGAGAAACGGGGATGGTTAAAGGTAATTTTACTATCAAAGCCGAGCTTTTGGGGTATACACAAGTTTATGTGGAGCTACAACGGACCGGCTATGAAGCGGAAAGATCGCAGCAGTCCATGAAAGTGATTGTAACAAGATCAATGACACTGTTAGATATGATTTTCAACATCTCCGTGGGCTGCTTTGTAATGGTGATTTACGTTAATTTCGGAGCTGTGCTGGATTTGGAAGCTTTAAAGCGAATTGTGCTATGTCCAGTCGGACCGGTTATTGGCTTGTTTTGTCAATTTATGGTGATGCCCATACTAAGTTTTCTAATTGGCTATTATCTTTTTCGCGAAATGATCGAGTTACGTTTGGGTTTATTTTTCTTGGGCGTCTCACCGGCAGGCGGATCATCTAATATATTTGCTGTGCTGCTCAACGGTAATCTAAATCTGTCTATCACGATGACGGCGATCAGCAATTTAGCGGCCTTTGGCATGATGCCATTGTGGATATTCACATTGGGTGCACTGATTTTTCGCGATGGCAACTTTGCGATTCCTTACAAATCGATTGCCTCCATCTCGTGCACCTTGGTCGTGCCAATTGCTGTGGGCATTATGCTGCAAAAATATGCGCCCGAAGTAACGAAGAGAATATCCAAGTTGCTCAAACCCATCTCGTTGCTGCTCATTTTATCGATAACATTTTTCGGTTGCATACTCAACTCTTACATGTTTAAGCTGTTCTCACTGGAG ATTTTAATTGGCAGCTGTATACTGCCATGGTTGGGCTATATAATTGGCTGGCTTATAGCCACTGGCTTGCGACAACCACCAAAAGATGCCATCACCATTGCTATTGAGACGGGCATTCAGAATATTGGAATTGCGATTTTCATGTTGAATTTCACATTACCACAACCCCAGGCCGATATGACGAGTGCGGTACCAATAGCTAATTCATTGGTGACGCCACTGCCTTTGCTTCTAATCTACTTCTTAAAATTGTGTTTCTGTCGCAAGAGCGAGAAAGCAGTGGAGGAGGAGTCACCTAACAAAGAAACTGAACTGGTCGCGATTATGGAGAAAGGCCAAGaacaagaaactaaaaagtttccACAATGA